One genomic window of Halovivax cerinus includes the following:
- a CDS encoding molybdopterin molybdotransferase MoeA yields MDGLDRDRRRAGFRRLTRLASARRVLREAIVDGCSTGFESTGVESIPLAEATGRVLADAVAARWSVPGQARAAADGYAVRAAETHGASSHSPAALSMVGVEGSTVTDSLDAGTAVEVSAGDVLPDGADAVVPIERSTELPEAGELEVSAAVTTGENVASAGADVDAGTTLYDRGHRLRPSDLGLLHSTGIESVSVAFEPEVAVIPTGDDLVEPGTNPDPGQVVETDGRTVASLADRWGGTVTRHDLVPTEEVVLTSAIEDALDHDVVVTTGATAVGDRDRLPEVVDALGQVRVHGVAVSPGRTACFGTVAGTPVIGLPGPAVACIVAAVQFLRPALSWLVGESVPDHPTISATLDRKIPSEPGIRTFARVSLEPTVDGDAPGGDASIDRRYRAVPTRVGGPGVLSSVALADGWVVVEESLEGIPAGEQVAVELWER; encoded by the coding sequence ATGGACGGACTCGACCGCGACCGACGGCGCGCCGGATTCAGGAGACTGACGCGGCTCGCGTCGGCGCGGAGGGTCCTTCGCGAGGCGATCGTCGACGGGTGCTCCACGGGGTTCGAGTCGACAGGGGTCGAGTCGATTCCACTCGCCGAGGCGACCGGTCGCGTCCTCGCGGACGCCGTCGCGGCGCGATGGTCCGTACCAGGGCAAGCGCGTGCGGCGGCGGACGGCTACGCGGTGCGAGCGGCTGAGACGCACGGGGCGTCGAGTCACTCGCCGGCCGCCCTCTCGATGGTCGGTGTGGAGGGTTCGACGGTGACGGACAGTCTCGACGCGGGGACGGCTGTCGAGGTCAGTGCCGGTGACGTGCTCCCCGACGGAGCCGACGCCGTCGTGCCCATCGAACGGTCGACCGAGCTCCCAGAGGCCGGTGAACTGGAAGTCAGCGCAGCCGTCACCACCGGGGAGAACGTCGCGTCCGCCGGCGCGGACGTCGACGCCGGGACGACCCTCTACGACCGCGGTCACCGGCTCCGCCCGTCGGACCTCGGCCTGTTGCACTCGACGGGGATCGAATCCGTTTCGGTCGCCTTCGAGCCCGAGGTGGCCGTGATCCCGACCGGCGACGACCTCGTCGAGCCCGGAACGAACCCCGACCCCGGTCAGGTCGTCGAGACGGACGGGCGTACGGTCGCGTCGCTCGCCGATCGGTGGGGCGGAACCGTGACGCGCCACGACCTCGTCCCGACCGAGGAAGTGGTGCTCACGTCGGCGATCGAAGACGCGCTCGATCACGACGTCGTGGTGACCACCGGCGCCACCGCAGTCGGTGACCGCGACCGGCTCCCCGAGGTCGTAGACGCCCTCGGCCAGGTGCGCGTCCACGGCGTGGCGGTGTCGCCGGGCCGCACCGCCTGTTTCGGGACGGTCGCCGGGACGCCGGTGATCGGGCTCCCCGGCCCAGCGGTCGCGTGCATCGTCGCCGCCGTCCAGTTTCTCCGTCCGGCACTCTCGTGGCTCGTCGGCGAGTCGGTCCCCGACCACCCGACGATCTCGGCGACCCTGGATCGAAAGATCCCGAGCGAGCCGGGGATTCGGACGTTCGCCAGGGTGTCCCTGGAGCCGACCGTCGACGGCGACGCCCCGGGCGGCGACGCATCGATCGATCGTAGGTACCGGGCGGTCCCGACGCGAGTCGGCGGGCCCGGCGTTCTCTCGAGCGTCGCGCTCGCGGACGGCTGGGTCGTCGTCGAGGAATCGCTGGAAGGCATTCCCGCCGGCGAGCAAGTGGCCGTGGAGCTGTGGGAACGGTGA